One window of Watersipora subatra chromosome 3, tzWatSuba1.1, whole genome shotgun sequence genomic DNA carries:
- the LOC137391816 gene encoding lim and transglutaminase domain protein ltd-1-like isoform X1, which yields MASAEKKSDGGAVKSNKVASKFASMVAPKQSCIRCGKAVYATECEKSAKGDAFHRQCFSCAEPTCRQKLNHRNARTNPGDPEIYCRGHVPKMAAGNIGPDAMNMMRLKQYSDMQKKLNKKATLKAAKYDLSSYGIQGDIQSQSLVKDKNENKLDSLSEHHFPAVLMDANEQYQNELRDRQALLEQQQKAEEDALFKKFEAERREAATEASKETELEWESKLKGIIAMLEKNNIDETEFEKRKAEARKDYELRKSQILRNKTIRVAQKQQRETSALVDRQGDEMLKLIKDQKEILAKDMQEQLEDAKNNATGDTKDEKREAAEWLDGLGEESMNIEEVVTGIVGTTEAPPPRATHNPKTEIMPDEGDDFFNEVFDNHVATVAENEQTSFTELVHILTGPFMDDLSKARAIYRWITYKDLNKIDFCEGGLDSPMGLMRGIKYGTETYHTLFKRLCSYAGLHCTEVNGKSKSVGYEPGMKFDGNAFRNTWNAVLIDGEWRLVQCNWGARFMVINKDKDSKSQDSEDKKNIKYQYDEHYFLTDPEDFVKEFFPNKPEWQLLESPLTLEQFEKQPLIRSIFFHLGLKFKQEYEAVLDASETGGVDVRIMVPQQIARDTAFLYQLRFIDKARARDVEYRGVKLDRFVYQSMDENEVIYSVHVPTNGEYYLQIFASKMDTTKQGQLTSMDGVKLKCVCKFKITCSGREEKMFPLPPCAPGEWGPTKASRQFGMRPMSHPKGVLIAENNLKVKFTLGIPLVFLAKLRMNDVEENFFQDFVDAQFDDEHLRVKVGFPVEGQYGLDIYAKPKNAPGDQPLAHACKYLVNVTNVQNIVDLGLAQLSTALNACMGNWGALPDINKYSMAPQSHANWKVKSSSPLTVIYFKVPHNVVLTAHLVKEPDENYHEHLQIQREGHETMRITVNGLRENGNYMLMMFARFHSDDSTEYNNVFNYLVRFGPESQQKQELSA from the exons ATGGCTAGTGCAGAGAAGAAATCGGATGGTGGTGCCGTCAAATCTAACAAAGTGGCCAGCAAATTTGCTAGCATGGTGGCACCTAAGCAGAGCTGCATCCGCTGCGGCAAAGCTGTGTATGCGACGGAGTGTGAGAA GTCAGCGAAGGGCGATGCATTCCACAGACAGTGTTTCAGCTGTGCTGAGCCAACCTGTCGACAAAAACTCAACCACAGAAATGCCCGAACCAACCCAGGAGATCCTGAGATATATTGTCGAG GTCATGTGCCAAAGATGGCTGCTGGGAATATCGGACCAGATGCTATGAACATGATGAGACTCAAGCAGTACAGTGACATGCAGAAGAAACTCAACAAGAAAGCGACCTTGAAAGCCGCAAAATATGACCTTTCCTCATACGGGATTCAAGGAGACATCCAATCACAGAGTCTTGTCAAAGACAAGAATGAAAATAAGTTGGATAGTTTGTCAGAGCATCATTTTCCTGCTGTGCTG atggATGCCAACGAGCAGTATCAGAATGAACTGAGAGACAGGCAGGCATTGCTCGAGCAGCAACAGAAGGCAGAGGAAGACGCCTTGTTTAAGAAGTTTGAAGCTGAGCGGCGGGAAGCTGCTACGGAAGCGAGTAAGGAGACTGAACTAGAGTGGGAGTCTAAGCTTAAGGGAATTATTGCCATGTTGGAGAAGAACAACATTGATGAGACAGAGTTTGAAAAG AGAAAAGCGGAGGCTAGAAAAGACTATGAACTGAGGAAAAGTCAAATATTACGGAACAAAACCATCCGAGTGGCCCAGAAACAGCAACGG GAGACTTCAGCTCTGGTGGACAGACAGGGAGATGAGATGCTGAAACTAATAAAAGATCAGAAGGAGATACTCGCCAAAGATATGCAGGAACAGCTCGAGGATGCAAAG AATAATGCAACTGGTGATACTAAGGATGAAAAG AGAGAAGCAGCAGAGTGGCTTGATGGACTTGGAGAAGAAAGTATGAATATAGAGGAAGTGGTGACGGGCATTGTGGGAACTACGGAAGCTCCACCTCCTAGGGCAACTCATAATCCAAAGACAGAGATAATGCCAGACGAGGGAGATGATTTTTTCAATGAAGTCTTTGATAATCATGTAGCAACGGTGGCAGAGAATGAGCAGACGAGTTTTACCGAACTTGTACACATTCTTACTGGACCCTTCATGGATGATCTGTCTAAGGCTAG GGCTATCTATCgctggataacatataaagacTTGAACAAGATAGATTTTTGTGAAGGAGGCTTAGACTCACCAATGGGTTTAATGAGAGGCATAAAGTACGGGACGGAGACCTATCATACCCTCTTTAAGAGACTCTGCAG CTATGCAGGATTACATTGCACAGAGGTGAATGGTAAGTCAAAGAGTGTTGGATATGAACCAGGAATGAAGTTTGATGGAAATGCATTTAGAAACACTTGGAATGCTGTACTCATTGATGGGGAGTGGAGATTGGTGCAGTGCAATTGGGGTGCCAG ATTTATGGTGATAAACAAGGACAAAGATTccaaaagccaagactctgaagataagaaaaacataaaatatcagTATGATGAGCATTACTTTCTCACAGACCCAGAGGACTTTGTCAAGGAATTCTTTCCAAACAAACCAGAATGGCAGCTACTGGAGTCACCATTGACCCTCGAGCAGTTTGAGAAACAACCTCTGATCAG GTCAATATTCTTTCACCTCGGACTCAAGTTCAAGCAAGAATATGAGGCAGTGTTGGATGCTTCAGAGACTGGTGGAGTTGATGTGAGAATTATGGTACCCCAGCAAATAGCCCGAGATACAGCCTTCCTCTATCAGCTTCGATTTATTGATAAAGCCAGAGCACGGGATGTCGAGTACCGAGGCGTTAAACTGGATCGATTTGTCTATCAGTCAATGGATGAAAATGAG GTAATTTATTCTGTGCATGTACCGACAAATGGTGAATACTATTTGCAAATATTTGCCTCCAAAATGGATACGACCAAACAAGGACAACTCACAAGCATGGATGGAGTTAAACTCAAGTGTGTCTGCAAGTTCAAAATAACATGCTCTGGAAGAGAGGAGAAGATGTTTCCATTACCCCCTTGTGCACCAGGAGAGTGGGGTCCGACCAAGGCTAGCAGGCAGTTTGGCATGAGGCCTATGTCTCACCCAAAAGGTGTTTTAATAGCAGAGAACAACCTCAAGGTGAAGTTCACTTTAGGAATTCCACTTGTTTTCTTAGCTAAACTTCGCATGAATGATGTTGAAGAAAATTTTTTCCAGGACTTTGTCGATGCGCAGTTTGATGATGAACATCTCCGAGTCAAAGTTGGATTTCCTGTTGAGGGTCAATATGGGTTAGACATTTATGCGAAACCTAAAAATGCACCAGGAGACCAACCCCTAGCTCATGCGTGCAAGTACCTTGTCAATGTGACTAATGTGCAGAACATAGTTGACCTAGGATTGGCTCAGCTCTCAACAGCTTTGAATGCATGTATGGGCAACTGGGGAGCCCTCCCCGATATAAACAAGTATTCAATGGCTCCCCAGTCTCACGCAAACTGGAAAGTCAAGAGCAGCAGTCCTTTAACTGTGATATACTTTAAAGTGCCTCACAATGTTGTTCTTACCGCTCATCTGGTGAAGGAACCTGATGAGAACTATCATGAACACCTACAGATTCAAAGAGAGGGTCATGAGACAATGAGAATCACAGTGAACGGTCTAAGAGAGAATGGTAACTACATGCTTATGATGTTTGCTAGGTTTCACTCCGATGACAGTACGGAATACAACAATGTTTTTAACTACCTTGTAAGGTTCGGTCCGGAGTCTCAGCAAAAGCAAGAGTTGTCTGCTTAG
- the LOC137391816 gene encoding lim and transglutaminase domain protein ltd-1-like isoform X2: MASAEKKSDGGAVKSNKVASKFASMVAPKQSCIRCGKAVYATECEKSAKGDAFHRQCFSCAEPTCRQKLNHRNARTNPGDPEIYCRGHVPKMAAGNIGPDAMNMMRLKQYSDMQKKLNKKATLKAAKYDLSSYGIQGDIQSQSLVKDKNENKLDSLSEHHFPAVLMDANEQYQNELRDRQALLEQQQKAEEDALFKKFEAERREAATEASKETELEWESKLKGIIAMLEKNNIDETEFEKRKAEARKDYELRKSQILRNKTIRVAQKQQRETSALVDRQGDEMLKLIKDQKEILAKDMQEQLEDAKNNATGDTKDEKREAAEWLDGLGEESMNIEEVVTGIVGTTEAPPPRATHNPKTEIMPDEGDDFFNEVFDNHVATVAENEQTSFTELVHILTGPFMDDLSKARAIYRWITYKDLNKIDFCEGGLDSPMGLMRGIKYGTETYHTLFKRLCSYAGLHCTEVNGKSKSVGYEPGMKFDGNAFRNTWNAVLIDGEWRLVQCNWGARFMVINKDKDSKSQDSEDKKNIKYQYDEHYFLTDPEDFVKEFFPNKPEWQLLESPLTLEQFEKQPLIRSIFFHLGLKFKQEYEAVLDASETGGVDVRIMVPQQIARDTAFLYQLRFIDKARARDVEYRGVKLDRFVYQSMDENEVIYSVHVPTNGEYYLQIFASKMDTTKQGQLTSMDGVKLKCVCKFKITCSGREEKMFPLPPCAPGEWGPTKASRQFGMRPMSHPKGVLIAENNLKDFVDAQFDDEHLRVKVGFPVEGQYGLDIYAKPKNAPGDQPLAHACKYLVNVTNVQNIVDLGLAQLSTALNACMGNWGALPDINKYSMAPQSHANWKVKSSSPLTVIYFKVPHNVVLTAHLVKEPDENYHEHLQIQREGHETMRITVNGLRENGNYMLMMFARFHSDDSTEYNNVFNYLVRFGPESQQKQELSA, encoded by the exons ATGGCTAGTGCAGAGAAGAAATCGGATGGTGGTGCCGTCAAATCTAACAAAGTGGCCAGCAAATTTGCTAGCATGGTGGCACCTAAGCAGAGCTGCATCCGCTGCGGCAAAGCTGTGTATGCGACGGAGTGTGAGAA GTCAGCGAAGGGCGATGCATTCCACAGACAGTGTTTCAGCTGTGCTGAGCCAACCTGTCGACAAAAACTCAACCACAGAAATGCCCGAACCAACCCAGGAGATCCTGAGATATATTGTCGAG GTCATGTGCCAAAGATGGCTGCTGGGAATATCGGACCAGATGCTATGAACATGATGAGACTCAAGCAGTACAGTGACATGCAGAAGAAACTCAACAAGAAAGCGACCTTGAAAGCCGCAAAATATGACCTTTCCTCATACGGGATTCAAGGAGACATCCAATCACAGAGTCTTGTCAAAGACAAGAATGAAAATAAGTTGGATAGTTTGTCAGAGCATCATTTTCCTGCTGTGCTG atggATGCCAACGAGCAGTATCAGAATGAACTGAGAGACAGGCAGGCATTGCTCGAGCAGCAACAGAAGGCAGAGGAAGACGCCTTGTTTAAGAAGTTTGAAGCTGAGCGGCGGGAAGCTGCTACGGAAGCGAGTAAGGAGACTGAACTAGAGTGGGAGTCTAAGCTTAAGGGAATTATTGCCATGTTGGAGAAGAACAACATTGATGAGACAGAGTTTGAAAAG AGAAAAGCGGAGGCTAGAAAAGACTATGAACTGAGGAAAAGTCAAATATTACGGAACAAAACCATCCGAGTGGCCCAGAAACAGCAACGG GAGACTTCAGCTCTGGTGGACAGACAGGGAGATGAGATGCTGAAACTAATAAAAGATCAGAAGGAGATACTCGCCAAAGATATGCAGGAACAGCTCGAGGATGCAAAG AATAATGCAACTGGTGATACTAAGGATGAAAAG AGAGAAGCAGCAGAGTGGCTTGATGGACTTGGAGAAGAAAGTATGAATATAGAGGAAGTGGTGACGGGCATTGTGGGAACTACGGAAGCTCCACCTCCTAGGGCAACTCATAATCCAAAGACAGAGATAATGCCAGACGAGGGAGATGATTTTTTCAATGAAGTCTTTGATAATCATGTAGCAACGGTGGCAGAGAATGAGCAGACGAGTTTTACCGAACTTGTACACATTCTTACTGGACCCTTCATGGATGATCTGTCTAAGGCTAG GGCTATCTATCgctggataacatataaagacTTGAACAAGATAGATTTTTGTGAAGGAGGCTTAGACTCACCAATGGGTTTAATGAGAGGCATAAAGTACGGGACGGAGACCTATCATACCCTCTTTAAGAGACTCTGCAG CTATGCAGGATTACATTGCACAGAGGTGAATGGTAAGTCAAAGAGTGTTGGATATGAACCAGGAATGAAGTTTGATGGAAATGCATTTAGAAACACTTGGAATGCTGTACTCATTGATGGGGAGTGGAGATTGGTGCAGTGCAATTGGGGTGCCAG ATTTATGGTGATAAACAAGGACAAAGATTccaaaagccaagactctgaagataagaaaaacataaaatatcagTATGATGAGCATTACTTTCTCACAGACCCAGAGGACTTTGTCAAGGAATTCTTTCCAAACAAACCAGAATGGCAGCTACTGGAGTCACCATTGACCCTCGAGCAGTTTGAGAAACAACCTCTGATCAG GTCAATATTCTTTCACCTCGGACTCAAGTTCAAGCAAGAATATGAGGCAGTGTTGGATGCTTCAGAGACTGGTGGAGTTGATGTGAGAATTATGGTACCCCAGCAAATAGCCCGAGATACAGCCTTCCTCTATCAGCTTCGATTTATTGATAAAGCCAGAGCACGGGATGTCGAGTACCGAGGCGTTAAACTGGATCGATTTGTCTATCAGTCAATGGATGAAAATGAG GTAATTTATTCTGTGCATGTACCGACAAATGGTGAATACTATTTGCAAATATTTGCCTCCAAAATGGATACGACCAAACAAGGACAACTCACAAGCATGGATGGAGTTAAACTCAAGTGTGTCTGCAAGTTCAAAATAACATGCTCTGGAAGAGAGGAGAAGATGTTTCCATTACCCCCTTGTGCACCAGGAGAGTGGGGTCCGACCAAGGCTAGCAGGCAGTTTGGCATGAGGCCTATGTCTCACCCAAAAGGTGTTTTAATAGCAGAGAACAACCTCAAG GACTTTGTCGATGCGCAGTTTGATGATGAACATCTCCGAGTCAAAGTTGGATTTCCTGTTGAGGGTCAATATGGGTTAGACATTTATGCGAAACCTAAAAATGCACCAGGAGACCAACCCCTAGCTCATGCGTGCAAGTACCTTGTCAATGTGACTAATGTGCAGAACATAGTTGACCTAGGATTGGCTCAGCTCTCAACAGCTTTGAATGCATGTATGGGCAACTGGGGAGCCCTCCCCGATATAAACAAGTATTCAATGGCTCCCCAGTCTCACGCAAACTGGAAAGTCAAGAGCAGCAGTCCTTTAACTGTGATATACTTTAAAGTGCCTCACAATGTTGTTCTTACCGCTCATCTGGTGAAGGAACCTGATGAGAACTATCATGAACACCTACAGATTCAAAGAGAGGGTCATGAGACAATGAGAATCACAGTGAACGGTCTAAGAGAGAATGGTAACTACATGCTTATGATGTTTGCTAGGTTTCACTCCGATGACAGTACGGAATACAACAATGTTTTTAACTACCTTGTAAGGTTCGGTCCGGAGTCTCAGCAAAAGCAAGAGTTGTCTGCTTAG
- the LOC137391818 gene encoding ornithine transcarbamylase, mitochondrial-like, with translation MNAIFTSRFQAITLRTNVQLCQSLAVYTKLTQQKYRSTLARPSRSEVAPLIGKHFLTLKDFSNEEVKTLLWTSSDLKKRIKHEGEPYQPLQGKSLAMIFEKRSTRTRMSTESGFALLGGHPLFLTKDDIHLGVNETLSDSARVFSKLVDIVLARVYSHDTLLTLAMHSDIPIVSGLCDKYHPLQILADLLTLQEHFGQLRGLELAWVGDGNNNITHSFMMGCPKLGVNLRVAAPKGYEVDRRVASDADQLCKENGTKIYYTNDPREAVAGSDVVVTDTWVSMGVEEEKEQRLRDFAGFQVTKDLCALAKPEHVFLHCLPRKQEEVRDDVFYGSRSLVWQEAENRKWTVMSVLLHLLHDHQPTTPEPDF, from the exons ATGAATGCTATTTTTACAAGCCGTTTTCAGGCTATTACATTACGAACAAATGTACAACTTTGCCAATCGTTAGCTGTATACACAAAACTGACTCAACAAAAGTATCGTTCTACACTTGCCCGTCCTTCAAG GAGTGAAGTTGCTCCACTCATAGGTAAACATTTTCTGACGCTTAAGGATTTCAGCAATGAAGAGGTCAAGACGCTTCTGTGGACCTCATCGGATTTGAAAAAAAGAATCAAGCATGAGGGAGAG CCCTACCAACCATTGCAAGGAAAGAGCCTTGCAATGATATTTGAAAAGAGAAGCACAAGGACAAGGATGTCTACTGAATCAG GATTTGCTCTTCTGGGTGGGCATCCTTTGTTCCTCACTAAAGATGATATCCATCTTGGAGTGAATGAAACCCTCTCCGACTCTGCGAGGGTCTTTTCAAAGCTTGTTGATATTGTGCTCG CTCGGGTCTACTCCCACGATACATTGCTGACATTGGCCATGCATAGCGACATTCCAATCGTGAGCGGTCTTTGTGACAAATATCACCCTCTTCAGATTCTTGCTGATTTACTTACACTGCAG GAACACTTTGGACAGCTGCGAGGGCTTGAGTTAGCCTGGGTAGGCGATGGGAACAACAATATCA CACATTCATTTATGATGGGCTGTCCGAAGCTAGGAGTGAACCTTCGTGTGGCTGCTCCAAAG GGCTATGAAGTAGACAGACGCGTGGCTTCCGATGCTGACCAGCTGTGTAAAGAG AAtggaacaaaaatatattacacAAATGATCCTCGGGAAGCGGTGGCAGGAAGTGATGTTGTTGTCACAGACACATGGGTCAGCATGGGTGTCGAAGAAGAGAAAGAACAACGACTTCGAGACTTTGCTGGTTTTCAAGTCACAAAAGAT CTCTGCGCACTTGCCAAGCCAGAACATGTGTTTCTACACTGTCTCCCTCGGAAGCAAGAGGAGGTGAGAGATGATGTATTCTATGGAAGCAGGTCACTTGTGTGGCAGGAGGCAGAGAACAGGAAATGGACTGTTATG tcTGTTCTACTCCATTTGCTGCATGATCATCAGCCAACCACTCCCGAACCAGACTTCTGA